The Candidatus Brocadia sp. genomic sequence TTGATATCCAGGCGGAATGGGATGCATTTTTTAACGAAAAACCATGTTTAAAGATCACGGCGGAAATATAAAGCATACTATTCGTCAATTGCCTTGCAGTGTTAACAAACAGAGTGGAAGCAATGGGATACTCGACTTTAGTGCAAGCATTAATCCTCTGGGATACCCAGAAAACGTCCGAAACATCATCTGGAAGAATTTCGACGATATTTTGCATTATCCTGACATTGATTGTTCCAGCCTGAGGAAATATATTACCCAAAAAATCAGGCATTCAGAAGACGAAATCATTGTAGGAAATGGCTCAACAGAGTTGTTTTATTTAATCCCCCGCGCACTAAAACCAGCAAAAGGGATTATTTTTCAGCCTACCTTTAGCGAATTTGCTGAAGCATTGAAATGCAGCCACGCGGAGGTATTTCATACTATGCTGAAGATGGAAGAAGATTTTTGTTTTACCTATCGAGAAGACCATTTTGATAACAAAAAAGCAGAGATGGTTTTTCTGTGTAACCCCAACAACCCTACAGGGCAACTGGTAGAAAAGTCTGTCATAGTAAATATGGCAAGGCAACATCCTGATATAACGTTCGTTGTGGATGAAGCATTCATGGATTTTGTTGATACACCAGAAAGATACAGTGTTATCAATAATGCTGGTACAGTGCGTAATTTAATTGTAGTCAGGTCACTTACAAAATTTTATGGTTTCCCCGGCTTGAGGATAGGATATCTTGTTGCCAATCTGGATTTAGTAAAAAAAATGACGGAATACAAGGAACCGTGGTCCGTGAATACTTTAGCCCAATATGCTGCAAGGGCTGCTATAGAAGACGAAGAATTTATTTCAAGAAGCAGAGAATTTATGCTACAGGAGCGATTGTATTTATTCAAAGAATTATCCGATATTCATGGGCTTTTGCCCTACAAACCAACGGTCAATTATATCTTTATCAAAATAAATAGAGACGATATGACTTCTCCTTTGCTACGTGAACAACTATTGGAGTATGGTATCGCCATTCGCGATTGTTCAAATTTTATAGGGCTTAATAATAAGTATTTTCGAGTAGCGGTAAGGACAAGGGACGAGAATATGCGGCTTATTGCTGCATTAAAAAGCATAATTGATCTGCGCACTAACACATTTTAACAGCAAATAGTAAGCAGCAAACAGTAGGCAGTTGACAAAAAGACAATAAGTTTTTATTGCCTACTGTTTACTGTCAACTGCCTACTGAATCTTTTCGGATGTGGCTATGCTTTATTATAAAATCGATTAGTGTAAAAATCTTTTTATTTATCTGTGTAATCTGTGAAATCTGCGGTTGCTGTTAACTCATGACAAATAAATCCATCATGATACAGGGTACGGGTTCGCATGTGGGCAAGAGTATTCTTGTATGTGCCCTGTGCCGTATTTTGAAACAAGACGGTTACCGTGTCGCACCGTTTAAAGCCCAGAATATGGCTTTAAATTCATTTGTGACAAAAGACGGAAAGGAAATGGGAAGGGCGCAGGTGGCGCAAGCAGAGGCAGCGGGAATTGAGCCTACGATAGAAATGAACCCCATACTTCTCAAACCTACAGGCGACTGTGGGTCGCAGGTCGTTATCATGGGTAAACCGATAGGAAACATGACGGCCAGGGAGTACTACCAGAAAAAGAGTGAATTCGTTTCAATCATAAAAGAAGCTTACCATAAATTAAAAAATCAATTCGATATTATTGTTATTGAAGGAGCAGGTAGTCCTGCTGAGATAAACCTGAAAGATGGTGATATCGTCAACATGGGTATGGCAGAAATGGCATCTGCTCCTGTGTTGCTAGTAACAGACATTGATCGTGGAGGCGCCTTTGCATGGCTTGTCGGGACGTTAGAATTGTTAACGGCAGATGAGAGAGACAGGATAAAAGGCGTTGTGTTTAATAAATTCCGGGGAGATAAAGGTATATTACAGTCAGGATTGGATATGCTGGAAAACCGTATCAAAAAACCTGTTCTCGGTGTTATTCCTTACATCCACAATATCAGCATCGATGACGAAGATTCCGTTTCGCTTGAGTATTTGGGTGATAATGACAGGAACAGAGTCAATAACGATTTAACAGAACAGCCTTGCCTTAACCAGGTACAAAATAGGGATCAGGGATCAGGGGTCTGGGGTCAGAATACAGGAGACAAGTACCTGACCCCTGACCGCCGATACCTGACCCCTTTTATAGATATTGTTGTAATCAAACTACCCCGTATATCAAACTTTACAGATTTCAATATCTTTACTCATGAAAAAGATGTGAGGGTGAGATTTGTGGATAAGGCCAAAAACATTGGCAAACCAGACTTGCTTGTTATTCCTGGTACAAAAAATACCGTAGGGGATTTAATGTTTTTGGGAAAAACGGATATTTCGAAAGAAATTATAAATTTGTCAAAACAGGAGATAATGATCATAGGTATTTGCGGTGGATACCAGATGCTGGGAAGGCGGATTAACGACCCTCACCATGTGGAATCATCAAGGGATAGCATTCCGGGTTTAGGTTTACTGGACACAGTCACTACCTTTGCCAGAGAAAAACAAACCTATCAGGTAAAAGCATGCATGCTTGGACATGAAAATTTGTTTCGCGTAGATGATGAGATAACGGGATATGAGATTCATATGGGAAAGACAGCGTATAACGGTCATAATTCTGTCATACCATTTGCAAGAATTACAGAACGGGCAGGGAAAATGGTGAATATACTGGATGGATGTATTTCAGCCGATGGCAATGTGGTGGGCACTTACATCCACGGCATCTTCGACAATGATTGCTTTCGCAGAAAGCTCATCGATTACCTGAAGGTAAAAAAGGGATTTAAACCATCAAATGGATGCAACTCGGATTTTAAAGCTATAAAGGAACGCAAATACAATGAATTGGCTAATATTGTGCGCGGGAACATGGACATGAACATGGTCTACAATATACTGAAATTATCCTGAACCGGACATTTAGAAAACTTAATGATGATTACGAGGCATATTTGATTTAACGTAACACTTTAGTTTTTTGAAAAACTATCAAGGCAAAGCCCTGTAGGGGCGAATGAAGATTATGGATACACAATCGTCTCAATCGTCCCTACGGGACTGTATTTCTATTTGATAAAAATACAGGCAATAAATTGCCTGCCTATTGCCTCACGTCCCTATCGGGACTTAAAAAGCACAACTAATTTTTCGAAAAACTAAACTGTTTCAATTTTTCAAAGAACTAAAGTGTTACGATTTAACATTTCTGCATTTTTTGCTGTGTCATTCCGAACCATGCGCTGAACTAGTTTCAGTATTGTTTCGGAATCTGGAATCTTTGTAAATTCACGCTAAACCTATTTTCTGGAATAGCACTATAAAAAGAGAAAAACAATTAAAGAATTGGCATAGAGATTGGAAAATAAATTTGATAAATACCTTTAATCCAGGTTGGAGAGATTTGAGTGAGTGTTGAACTTATTTCAATTGGAATAAGTTGGAGATGCTGAAACAAGTTCAGCATGACAAACTCATAATCTCATTCCAAGTCAATTCTTGAAATTGATTCAGGCTATCTGATTTCACATCTTTTTGAAGAGTGAAGCAGGTTGGCAGATACAAAGCAATGAAATTTAATAACTACATCTGGAATATTTACAAAAACTCAAAACAAGGTCAAGATGCGATCAAGCGGTTTAAAAATCTCGGGCCGAGAAGGTTTCAAAGAGAATTAGCAACTGATGATTTTGAAGAATATACTGTTGAAATCCATGAAAAGTATGTCAAGGAAATCGGAGCAGAAACAATTCTTTTCCATACAACTACGGTAGTTAAAAATTATGCCTCAAAGTATAAGTTTAAAAATTTTGAGAAAGCAGCAAATTTCTATGAATCAATTGTCAATAAAGGGATACCACTTATTGCAAAAAATAGAAAAGGCAAACTGGTCAAACTTTGTGATTTTGGTGGGCAAGAAAGTCCGAATGATTTCTATAATTATGTCGAGTATGTCTCTTTTGGACTATTCTTTGTTAACCCGGAATATTTTATTCCATATAGATTTCGTACCAGATTCCATATTTTTCAAGAGATTTGCCAGGAATTTAATATCCCAATTCCTCCTATACCAAGCAAGAACGATAAAGTAGGAAGAAGTTTATATTATAACAAGATCAATCAAGCCTTGTTTGAGTTTCGTAATATGCATGGTCTTAATCCACATGAGATGTGTGCCTTTTTATATGATTTTGCACCGAATTTCATTAAAGATATTCAGGATGAGGAACTCCCTGCTCCTTCAAAAGTATGGTTGATTTTGGCAGGAACATGGGATTTTGATTTTTTAGATAATGCCACACAAGCATCTACCAATCAATGGGGTGGTAATATTGCAACTCGCAGAGGTGATATTTTACTCATGCACGAAGTTTCTCCACGAAGCTGTATTCAATCTATTTGGCGAGCGAGTTCTGATGGCTTTATTGATCCATTTTTTCATTGGCACGGAACTATCTGGATTTGTTCTCCAATTAAGACAGTTCCTGTTACTTT encodes the following:
- a CDS encoding threonine-phosphate decarboxylase, which encodes MFKDHGGNIKHTIRQLPCSVNKQSGSNGILDFSASINPLGYPENVRNIIWKNFDDILHYPDIDCSSLRKYITQKIRHSEDEIIVGNGSTELFYLIPRALKPAKGIIFQPTFSEFAEALKCSHAEVFHTMLKMEEDFCFTYREDHFDNKKAEMVFLCNPNNPTGQLVEKSVIVNMARQHPDITFVVDEAFMDFVDTPERYSVINNAGTVRNLIVVRSLTKFYGFPGLRIGYLVANLDLVKKMTEYKEPWSVNTLAQYAARAAIEDEEFISRSREFMLQERLYLFKELSDIHGLLPYKPTVNYIFIKINRDDMTSPLLREQLLEYGIAIRDCSNFIGLNNKYFRVAVRTRDENMRLIAALKSIIDLRTNTF
- a CDS encoding cobyric acid synthase, with amino-acid sequence MTNKSIMIQGTGSHVGKSILVCALCRILKQDGYRVAPFKAQNMALNSFVTKDGKEMGRAQVAQAEAAGIEPTIEMNPILLKPTGDCGSQVVIMGKPIGNMTAREYYQKKSEFVSIIKEAYHKLKNQFDIIVIEGAGSPAEINLKDGDIVNMGMAEMASAPVLLVTDIDRGGAFAWLVGTLELLTADERDRIKGVVFNKFRGDKGILQSGLDMLENRIKKPVLGVIPYIHNISIDDEDSVSLEYLGDNDRNRVNNDLTEQPCLNQVQNRDQGSGVWGQNTGDKYLTPDRRYLTPFIDIVVIKLPRISNFTDFNIFTHEKDVRVRFVDKAKNIGKPDLLVIPGTKNTVGDLMFLGKTDISKEIINLSKQEIMIIGICGGYQMLGRRINDPHHVESSRDSIPGLGLLDTVTTFAREKQTYQVKACMLGHENLFRVDDEITGYEIHMGKTAYNGHNSVIPFARITERAGKMVNILDGCISADGNVVGTYIHGIFDNDCFRRKLIDYLKVKKGFKPSNGCNSDFKAIKERKYNELANIVRGNMDMNMVYNILKLS